From one Tsukamurella tyrosinosolvens genomic stretch:
- a CDS encoding DUF402 domain-containing protein, producing MTNTDPKGFVREVEEFRETPFGLYVFRRADHPKFDAIESWLLPAFDLRATIFHFTPGHERDQRVYLDVARVRRDGNLWHTEDWYLDLVEHPGRPIELIDVDELLAAAAADLLSATVAERALQAAVRAVAGTAAHGHSVDAWLADEGAPITWR from the coding sequence ATGACGAACACCGATCCCAAGGGCTTCGTCCGCGAGGTGGAGGAGTTCCGGGAGACGCCGTTCGGGCTGTACGTCTTCCGCCGCGCGGATCACCCGAAGTTCGATGCGATCGAATCCTGGCTGCTGCCCGCGTTCGACCTGCGCGCGACGATCTTCCACTTCACGCCCGGCCACGAGCGCGATCAGCGCGTGTACCTCGACGTCGCGCGGGTACGGCGCGACGGGAACCTCTGGCACACCGAGGACTGGTACCTCGACCTCGTCGAGCACCCGGGCCGCCCGATCGAGCTGATCGACGTCGACGAGCTGCTCGCCGCCGCCGCTGCCGACCTGCTCAGTGCGACCGTCGCCGAGCGGGCGCTGCAGGCGGCGGTCCGGGCCGTCGCGGGCACGGCGGCACACGGGCACAGCGTGGACGCGTGGCTGGCCGACGAGGGTGCGCCGATCACCTGGCGCTGA
- a CDS encoding FAD-dependent monooxygenase, whose amino-acid sequence MTGPRVLIAGASIAGPALAHWLAQYGAEVTVVERAPGLRPGGQAVDARGVAREVIRRMGLDEAVRAARTETAGARFVDEDGTVVQTFSAEDDGGDGFIADIEILRGDLSGVLHAATRDRVEYRFGDRVTGLTQDEAGVDVTFVSGADRRFELVIEADGLHSSVRALAFGPHERYLRHLGHAMAFYTVPNEFGLDRWLLDCVVPGRSAGLRPIRDAALGMALFSFAATEAELADRDPGTQRELLRTKMAGLGWLTPRILAHADAADDFYLDAVAQVVMDGWYAGRVALLGDAAFCSSPMSGQGTSLALVGAYVLAGELADADWRPAPAFAAYERLLRPMVEANQQVGQWNAASRTVPAPGEAPATSPEDWDMAVIERAINGIDLPDYPEVPR is encoded by the coding sequence ATGACCGGCCCCAGGGTGTTGATCGCCGGCGCGAGCATCGCCGGACCCGCGCTCGCGCACTGGCTCGCGCAGTACGGCGCCGAGGTCACCGTCGTCGAGCGGGCACCCGGCCTGCGACCGGGCGGGCAGGCGGTGGACGCCCGCGGGGTCGCGCGGGAGGTGATCCGCCGCATGGGGCTCGACGAGGCCGTCCGCGCGGCGCGCACCGAGACCGCGGGCGCGCGGTTCGTGGACGAGGACGGCACCGTCGTCCAGACCTTCAGCGCGGAGGACGACGGCGGCGACGGCTTCATCGCAGACATCGAGATCCTGCGCGGCGACCTCTCCGGGGTGCTCCACGCGGCCACCCGCGACCGGGTGGAGTACCGGTTCGGCGACCGGGTCACGGGGCTCACGCAGGACGAGGCCGGGGTCGACGTCACCTTCGTGAGCGGCGCGGACCGCCGGTTCGAGCTGGTGATCGAGGCGGACGGCCTGCACTCCTCCGTCAGGGCGCTCGCCTTCGGCCCGCACGAACGCTACCTGCGGCATCTCGGGCACGCGATGGCCTTCTACACCGTCCCCAACGAGTTCGGCCTCGACCGCTGGCTGCTCGACTGCGTGGTGCCGGGCCGCTCGGCGGGCCTGCGCCCGATCCGCGACGCCGCGCTCGGGATGGCACTGTTCTCCTTCGCCGCCACCGAGGCCGAACTCGCGGACCGGGACCCCGGCACCCAGAGGGAACTGCTCCGCACCAAGATGGCGGGCCTCGGGTGGCTCACCCCGCGGATCCTCGCGCACGCCGACGCCGCCGACGACTTCTACCTCGACGCCGTCGCGCAGGTGGTCATGGACGGTTGGTACGCGGGCCGCGTCGCCCTCCTCGGCGACGCGGCGTTCTGCTCGTCTCCGATGTCGGGGCAGGGCACGAGCCTCGCTCTGGTCGGTGCCTATGTGCTCGCCGGGGAGCTCGCCGACGCGGACTGGCGACCGGCACCGGCGTTCGCCGCGTACGAGCGCCTGCTGCGCCCGATGGTCGAAGCGAACCAGCAGGTCGGTCAGTGGAACGCGGCGAGCCGCACCGTCCCCGCCCCCGGCGAGGCGCCCGCGACGTCACCGGAGGACTGGGACATGGCCGTCATCGAGCGCGCGATCAACGGCATCGATCTTCCCGACTACCCGGAGGTACCACGATGA
- a CDS encoding epoxide hydrolase family protein, which yields MSRSEGITSFDARVSDAELTELRSRLGAARLPERETVDCGAAGRRRWDQGVPLADLVDVVHYWRTRYDWRSFEDRLRRIGQFRTVVDGLGIHFLHRRSPRADATPLIMTHGWPGSVAEFVDVVDELADPADDRAPAFHVVAPSLPGFGFSDKPSSTGWGTERIAAAWVELMGRLGYSRFLAHGGDWGGNITTVLAGRFPGRVLGIHTTFAEGPPGLTTEGLSQVERAWAAETADFWANRAGYAKQQATRPQTIGYALVDSPVGLLAWILDKFAEWSDTEAGPFETISRDRILDDVTLYWLTRSGASAARIYAESHASLDPSLRVDVPAAITIYPRDIEKYPRPWSEQRYRRIVRWRSPDRGGHFPSLEVPDLFVADLREGLAAVLLAR from the coding sequence ATGTCCCGCTCCGAGGGCATCACATCGTTCGACGCCCGCGTCAGCGACGCCGAGCTCACGGAACTCCGTTCCCGGCTGGGAGCGGCTCGACTACCCGAGCGGGAGACCGTCGACTGCGGCGCCGCGGGACGCAGACGATGGGACCAGGGCGTTCCACTCGCCGACCTCGTCGACGTCGTGCACTACTGGCGCACCCGGTACGACTGGCGTTCGTTCGAGGACCGCCTGCGCCGGATCGGCCAGTTCCGCACGGTCGTCGACGGTCTCGGGATCCACTTCCTCCACCGGCGTTCGCCCCGCGCGGACGCGACGCCCCTGATCATGACCCACGGCTGGCCGGGGAGCGTCGCGGAGTTCGTCGACGTCGTGGACGAGCTGGCGGACCCGGCCGACGACAGGGCACCGGCCTTCCACGTGGTGGCCCCGTCGCTCCCCGGATTCGGTTTCAGCGACAAACCGTCCAGCACCGGGTGGGGGACGGAGAGGATCGCCGCCGCATGGGTCGAGCTGATGGGCCGACTCGGCTACTCGCGGTTCCTGGCGCACGGAGGCGACTGGGGCGGGAACATCACGACGGTGCTCGCGGGTCGCTTTCCGGGCCGCGTCCTCGGCATCCACACGACCTTCGCGGAAGGGCCGCCCGGCCTGACGACGGAGGGGCTGAGCCAGGTCGAACGCGCGTGGGCCGCGGAGACAGCGGACTTCTGGGCGAACCGCGCGGGCTACGCCAAGCAGCAGGCGACCCGGCCGCAGACCATCGGATACGCGCTCGTCGACTCCCCGGTGGGTCTCCTCGCGTGGATCCTCGACAAGTTCGCCGAATGGTCGGACACCGAGGCCGGCCCGTTCGAGACCATCTCCCGCGACCGGATCCTGGACGACGTCACGCTGTACTGGCTCACCCGGTCGGGCGCCTCCGCCGCGCGCATCTACGCCGAGAGCCATGCCTCCCTCGACCCGTCGCTCCGCGTCGATGTGCCCGCGGCGATCACGATCTACCCCCGCGACATCGAGAAGTACCCGCGTCCGTGGTCGGAGCAGCGGTACCGGCGCATCGTGCGGTGGCGGTCG
- a CDS encoding universal stress protein, which yields MSGYSTIVVGTDGSESSLRAVERAAALSGDGKLVIACAFLPSEGADPAAADILGADAYQLQGANPVNDMLRTAEGRAVQAGAANIEKRAIKGQPVDALLDLVKSLPEPALLVVGNKGMNSLTGRLLGSVPSDAARKTSVDILIVHTT from the coding sequence ATGAGTGGCTACAGCACGATCGTCGTCGGCACCGACGGCTCGGAGTCGTCGCTGCGCGCCGTGGAGCGCGCCGCTGCGCTGTCCGGCGACGGCAAGCTGGTGATCGCCTGCGCCTTCCTGCCGAGCGAGGGCGCCGATCCCGCTGCCGCCGACATCCTGGGCGCCGACGCGTACCAGCTGCAGGGCGCGAACCCCGTCAACGACATGCTCCGCACGGCCGAGGGCCGCGCGGTGCAGGCCGGCGCCGCCAACATCGAGAAGCGGGCCATCAAGGGTCAGCCCGTCGATGCGCTGCTCGACCTGGTCAAGTCGCTCCCGGAGCCGGCCCTGCTGGTCGTGGGCAACAAGGGAATGAACTCCTTGACCGGACGCCTGCTGGGCTCGGTGCCCTCGGACGCCGCCCGTAAGACGTCCGTGGACATCCTGATCGTCCACACCACGTAG
- a CDS encoding HelD family protein codes for MRSTANRRRADNLQEVGENPQEISERDSYHQLYTDDIAKYDAAEQNLYFGRLDMTDADEGSTDAVRRIGRIGVLDDDEDLSTLLLDWRAPLARPFYLATPAQPEGVAVRRHVRTRGRDLTGVVAERLTLTGEGFDGADAGQGLGSNVAGESALVDALNRARTGHMADIVETIQREQDTIIRSEHRGVLVVQGGPGTGKTAVALHRAAYLLYTYRQNLSRTGVLIVGPNETFLNYISQVLPSLGETGVLLSTIGDLFPGVVATLEDTAASARLKGSTAMVEVMKQAVRGWQTVPDEPIVLKFDGYPLTLDKKLATRARGRARSSRRPHNTARAIFRQSALDALAAQHAATIGSSVVDNTMLLSRTDISDIRDELAQDREVLGALDQLWPALTPQRVLTELLRDEDRLAEAAPDLTDAERAELRRAATTGSDGKPAFSPADAPLLDEIAEFLGDDDADADEAERQWRQRLEEAQEALDILTGSAPQDLDDEFDAEILMAYDLIDAEQLAQRQTVREFNSTADRARDDRTWTFGHVIVDEAQELSAMAWRMLMRRSPNRWMTLVGDTAQTGDAAGMTSWGEALDPYVPGRFTVSELTVNYRTPKEIMDLAADVLAEIDPALSPPASVRAGAEPPRLVRIDGARPLAEAVRELLPRDDERLTAVLAPSSLVAPLRRLTSPSVRVMSVRDSKGLEFDHVIVVEPGLIVGEPAEVEFDRGLRDLYVALTRATQTLTVVTSGSLPRALRALDV; via the coding sequence ATGCGCAGCACCGCGAACCGGCGCCGGGCCGACAACCTGCAAGAGGTCGGCGAGAACCCGCAGGAGATCTCCGAGCGGGACTCCTATCACCAGCTCTACACCGACGACATCGCGAAGTACGACGCCGCCGAGCAGAACCTCTACTTCGGCCGCCTCGACATGACCGACGCCGACGAGGGATCGACCGACGCGGTGCGTCGCATCGGCCGGATCGGCGTCCTCGACGACGACGAGGACCTCAGCACGCTCCTGCTGGACTGGCGCGCGCCGCTCGCCCGCCCGTTCTACCTGGCCACTCCCGCGCAGCCGGAGGGCGTCGCGGTGCGCCGCCACGTCCGCACCCGCGGCCGGGACCTCACGGGGGTGGTCGCCGAGCGCCTCACCCTCACCGGCGAGGGATTCGACGGTGCCGACGCCGGGCAGGGCCTGGGCTCCAACGTCGCCGGGGAGTCCGCGCTGGTGGATGCCCTGAACCGGGCGCGCACCGGGCACATGGCCGACATCGTGGAGACGATCCAGCGCGAGCAGGACACGATCATCCGGTCCGAGCACCGCGGCGTGCTCGTGGTGCAGGGCGGGCCGGGCACCGGCAAGACGGCCGTCGCGCTGCACCGCGCCGCCTACCTCCTGTACACGTACCGGCAGAACCTCTCCCGCACGGGCGTGCTCATCGTCGGCCCCAACGAGACCTTCCTCAACTACATCAGCCAGGTGCTCCCCAGTCTCGGCGAGACGGGCGTCCTCCTGAGCACCATCGGCGACCTGTTCCCCGGCGTCGTCGCGACACTGGAGGACACCGCGGCGTCAGCTCGGCTCAAGGGCTCGACCGCCATGGTAGAGGTCATGAAGCAGGCGGTCCGCGGCTGGCAGACGGTGCCCGACGAGCCGATCGTGCTGAAGTTCGACGGCTACCCGCTGACGCTCGATAAGAAGCTCGCCACCCGGGCCCGCGGCCGTGCCCGGTCGTCGCGGCGGCCGCACAACACGGCCCGCGCGATCTTCCGGCAATCCGCGCTCGACGCTCTCGCCGCCCAGCACGCGGCGACGATCGGGTCGTCGGTCGTGGACAACACGATGCTGCTCTCGCGCACCGACATCTCCGACATCCGCGACGAGCTGGCGCAGGACCGCGAGGTGCTCGGCGCGCTCGATCAGTTGTGGCCGGCGCTGACGCCGCAGCGGGTGCTCACGGAGCTGCTGCGCGACGAGGACCGGCTCGCCGAGGCCGCACCCGACCTCACGGACGCCGAACGTGCCGAACTCCGCCGGGCAGCGACGACGGGCTCGGACGGCAAGCCCGCCTTCTCCCCCGCCGACGCCCCGCTGCTCGATGAGATCGCCGAGTTCCTGGGCGACGACGACGCGGACGCCGACGAGGCGGAGCGCCAGTGGCGGCAGCGACTCGAGGAGGCGCAGGAGGCCCTCGACATCCTGACCGGTTCGGCGCCACAGGATCTGGACGACGAGTTCGACGCCGAGATCCTCATGGCCTACGACCTCATCGACGCCGAGCAACTCGCGCAGCGGCAGACGGTGCGCGAGTTCAACTCCACCGCCGACCGCGCGCGCGACGACCGGACGTGGACCTTCGGTCATGTCATCGTCGATGAGGCGCAGGAACTTTCGGCGATGGCCTGGCGAATGCTGATGCGCCGCAGCCCGAACCGGTGGATGACCCTGGTCGGCGACACCGCGCAGACCGGCGACGCGGCGGGAATGACGAGCTGGGGCGAAGCCCTCGACCCGTACGTGCCCGGCCGGTTCACGGTGTCCGAGCTGACGGTGAACTACCGCACGCCCAAGGAGATCATGGATCTCGCGGCGGACGTGCTGGCGGAGATCGACCCCGCCCTCTCGCCGCCGGCGTCCGTACGCGCGGGCGCGGAGCCGCCGCGCCTGGTCCGGATCGACGGTGCGCGGCCGCTGGCCGAGGCGGTGCGCGAGCTCCTACCGCGCGACGACGAACGGCTGACGGCGGTGCTGGCACCGTCGAGTCTGGTGGCCCCGCTGCGGCGGCTGACCTCGCCGTCCGTGCGGGTGATGAGCGTCCGCGACTCCAAGGGCCTGGAGTTCGACCACGTCATCGTGGTGGAGCCTGGGCTGATCGTCGGCGAGCCCGCCGAGGTGGAGTTCGACCGGGGGCTCCGGGACCTGTACGTGGCCCTGACGCGAGCGACCCAGACGTTGACCGTGGTCACGTCCGGGTCGCTGCCGCGCGCGCTGCGCGCTCTGGATGTGTGA
- a CDS encoding CGNR zinc finger domain-containing protein produces MARLPDFRLGSVLATSFTATLTERAGEPVERIPTPQRLADWFGVVGLTTGPCTDEDLSRAVELREAIHRAATAAADDEPVPQHAVRVINAHSARGRAAAALTPHRERRWRLSRETAVDDALGVIAQDAIAVLSGERAGRWALCASPTCRAAFFDTSRSRTRRWCEMNTCGNREKKARFTAAHGASAQQ; encoded by the coding sequence ATGGCACGGCTCCCCGACTTCCGCCTCGGCAGTGTGCTCGCGACGAGCTTCACCGCGACGCTCACGGAGCGCGCCGGCGAGCCGGTCGAACGGATCCCCACGCCACAGCGCCTCGCCGACTGGTTCGGGGTCGTCGGACTGACCACCGGCCCCTGCACCGACGAGGACCTCTCCCGCGCGGTGGAGCTGCGCGAGGCCATCCACCGGGCGGCGACCGCCGCCGCCGACGACGAGCCCGTCCCGCAGCACGCGGTCCGCGTCATCAACGCGCACAGCGCGAGGGGGCGCGCCGCTGCGGCACTGACCCCGCACCGCGAGCGTCGGTGGCGATTGTCGCGGGAGACGGCGGTGGACGACGCCCTCGGCGTGATAGCCCAGGACGCGATCGCCGTCCTGAGCGGCGAACGTGCAGGACGGTGGGCGCTGTGCGCCTCCCCCACCTGCCGTGCGGCCTTCTTCGATACCAGCCGCAGCCGCACCCGCCGCTGGTGCGAGATGAACACCTGCGGCAACCGGGAGAAGAAGGCGCGCTTCACCGCCGCCCACGGCGCATCCGCGCAACAATGA
- a CDS encoding TRM11 family SAM-dependent methyltransferase, whose translation MPRYLLLPAPAANRVYAEAAASMVRAELTVLSRGALAGRVGPVETATVAGVEYLAFEADALTERDLGFLGLASAFYALFEADGELLRPVAVPSPEKYPSDLLTILKYQGKTNEQFTRLVLNVTAASTVRPDGVLDGTLRVLDPVCGRGTTLSQAVMYGLDTVGIDIDTKDIELYSSFFTTWLKDHRFKHAAATTPVRREKSVIAKKYEAAFAAEKADYLAGQKQTLTCYAADTLLTSQLVKPGTVDVVVGDLPYGVQHGSRGPRGLVRNPLELLEAALPGWATRLRTGGAMGLAWNTRVAPRARVAEVLESAGLTVLDGPGYDDLRHRVDRAITRDVVVARRD comes from the coding sequence GTGCCCCGCTACCTGCTTCTTCCAGCCCCCGCCGCCAACCGCGTCTACGCCGAGGCCGCCGCGTCGATGGTGCGCGCCGAGCTGACGGTGCTCAGCCGCGGCGCGCTCGCCGGGCGGGTCGGTCCCGTCGAGACCGCGACCGTCGCGGGGGTCGAGTACCTCGCCTTCGAGGCCGACGCGCTGACCGAGCGCGACCTCGGCTTCCTCGGTCTGGCGTCCGCGTTCTACGCACTCTTCGAAGCCGACGGCGAGCTCCTGCGGCCCGTCGCCGTGCCGTCGCCGGAGAAGTACCCGTCCGACCTGCTGACCATCCTGAAGTACCAGGGCAAGACGAATGAGCAGTTCACGCGGCTCGTGCTCAACGTGACCGCGGCGTCGACCGTGCGGCCCGACGGGGTGCTCGACGGGACGCTACGCGTCCTCGACCCGGTGTGCGGCCGCGGCACCACGCTGAGCCAGGCCGTGATGTACGGCCTGGACACGGTGGGGATCGACATCGACACCAAGGACATCGAGCTCTACAGCTCGTTCTTCACCACGTGGCTCAAGGACCATCGCTTCAAACACGCCGCCGCTACCACGCCGGTCCGGCGCGAGAAGTCGGTGATCGCGAAGAAGTACGAGGCCGCGTTCGCCGCGGAGAAGGCCGACTACCTGGCGGGGCAGAAGCAGACGCTCACCTGCTACGCCGCGGACACCCTCCTGACCTCGCAGCTGGTCAAGCCGGGCACCGTCGACGTGGTGGTCGGCGATCTGCCCTACGGCGTGCAGCACGGCAGCCGTGGCCCGCGCGGCCTGGTGCGCAACCCGCTCGAACTGCTGGAGGCCGCGCTCCCCGGCTGGGCGACCCGCCTGCGTACCGGCGGCGCGATGGGGCTCGCGTGGAACACCCGGGTCGCGCCCCGGGCGCGGGTCGCGGAGGTTCTGGAGTCCGCCGGCCTGACGGTGCTCGACGGTCCCGGCTACGACGACCTGCGGCACCGGGTGGACCGGGCGATCACGCGGGACGTCGTCGTCGCGCGTAGGGACTGA
- the uvrB gene encoding excinuclease ABC subunit UvrB, with product MAFAAEQPVVAHSEHRPIGEIERAPAEFTVVSEYEPAGDQPTAIADLERRLRSGERDVVLLGATGTGKSATTAWLIEKVQRPTLIMAPNKTLAAQLANELRAMLPHNAVEYFVSYYDYYQPEAYIAQSDTYIEKDSSINDDVERLRHSATSSLLSRRDVVVVASVSCIYGLGTPQSYLDRSVQLEVGMEVDRDALLRLLVDVQYSRNDTAFTRGSFRVRGDTVEIIPSYEELAIRIEFFGDEIEALYYLHPLTGDIVRQVQDLRIFPATHYVAGPERMARAIEGIEAELEERLAEFERQGKLLEAQRLRMRTQYDVEMMRQVGFCSGIENYSRHIDGREAGSAPATLIDYFPEDFLLVIDESHVTVPQIGAMFEGDASRKRNLVDFGFRLPSAVDNRPLTWEEFTGRIGQTVYLSATPGQYELGQTGGEFVEQVIRPTGLVDPQVVIKPTKGQIDDLIHEIRDRTERDERVLVTTLTKKMAEDLTDYLLEAGIRVRYLHSDIDTLRRVELLRQLRLGEYDVLVGINLLREGLDLPEVSLVAILDADKEGFLRSTTSLIQTIGRAARNVSGEVHMYADKVTESMRVAIEETERRREKQIAYNTEMGVDPKPLRKKIADILDQVYTEADDTEQAIGGSGRNATRGRRAQGELRSASAVSAGMYEGEDVKSMPRAELADLISELTDQMMNAARELQFELAGRIRDEIADLKKELREMDAAGLQ from the coding sequence ATGGCATTCGCGGCAGAGCAACCGGTGGTGGCGCACTCCGAGCACCGGCCCATCGGGGAGATCGAGCGGGCCCCGGCGGAGTTCACGGTGGTCAGCGAGTACGAGCCGGCGGGCGACCAGCCCACGGCCATCGCCGACCTCGAGCGCAGGCTGCGCTCGGGCGAGCGCGATGTGGTGCTGCTGGGCGCCACCGGCACCGGCAAGTCGGCCACCACGGCCTGGCTGATCGAGAAGGTGCAGCGGCCCACGCTGATCATGGCGCCGAACAAGACGCTCGCCGCGCAGCTCGCCAACGAACTCCGGGCGATGTTGCCGCACAACGCGGTCGAGTACTTCGTCTCCTACTACGACTACTACCAGCCCGAGGCGTACATCGCGCAGTCCGATACGTACATCGAGAAGGACTCGTCGATCAACGACGACGTGGAGCGGCTGCGGCACTCCGCCACCTCGTCGCTGCTGTCGCGGCGCGACGTCGTGGTGGTCGCGTCCGTCTCGTGCATCTACGGCCTCGGCACGCCGCAGAGCTACCTCGACCGCTCGGTACAGCTCGAGGTCGGCATGGAGGTCGACCGGGACGCGCTGCTGCGCCTGCTCGTCGACGTGCAGTACTCGCGCAACGACACGGCGTTCACCCGCGGCTCGTTCCGGGTCCGCGGCGACACGGTGGAGATCATCCCGTCCTACGAGGAGCTCGCGATCCGGATCGAGTTCTTCGGCGACGAGATCGAGGCCCTGTACTACCTGCACCCGCTGACGGGCGACATCGTGCGGCAGGTCCAGGACCTGCGCATCTTCCCGGCGACGCACTACGTCGCGGGGCCCGAGCGGATGGCCCGCGCCATCGAGGGCATCGAGGCGGAGCTCGAGGAGCGGCTGGCGGAGTTCGAGCGGCAGGGGAAGCTGCTCGAGGCCCAGCGGCTGCGGATGCGCACGCAGTACGACGTGGAGATGATGCGGCAGGTGGGGTTCTGCTCCGGCATCGAGAACTACAGCCGCCACATCGACGGCCGCGAAGCGGGCTCCGCGCCGGCCACCCTCATCGACTACTTCCCGGAGGACTTCCTCCTGGTGATCGACGAGTCGCACGTGACCGTCCCGCAGATCGGCGCGATGTTCGAGGGCGACGCCTCCCGCAAGCGCAACCTCGTGGACTTCGGCTTCCGGCTCCCTTCCGCCGTCGACAACCGTCCGCTCACCTGGGAGGAGTTCACCGGTCGCATCGGGCAGACCGTCTACCTCTCGGCCACGCCCGGTCAGTACGAGCTGGGGCAGACCGGCGGTGAGTTCGTGGAGCAGGTCATCCGCCCCACCGGCCTCGTGGACCCGCAGGTGGTGATCAAGCCGACCAAGGGGCAGATCGACGACCTCATCCACGAGATCCGCGACCGTACCGAGCGCGACGAGCGCGTGCTCGTCACCACGCTCACCAAGAAGATGGCGGAGGACCTCACGGACTACCTCCTGGAGGCGGGCATCCGGGTCCGCTACCTGCACAGCGACATCGACACCCTGCGCCGGGTGGAGCTGCTGCGGCAGTTGCGCCTCGGCGAGTACGACGTGCTGGTCGGCATCAATCTGCTCCGCGAGGGCCTCGACCTGCCGGAGGTCTCGCTGGTGGCGATCCTCGACGCCGACAAGGAGGGCTTCCTCCGGTCCACGACCTCGCTGATCCAGACGATCGGCCGCGCGGCGCGCAACGTCTCGGGCGAGGTGCACATGTACGCCGACAAGGTGACCGAGTCGATGCGCGTGGCGATCGAGGAGACCGAGCGCCGTCGCGAGAAGCAGATCGCCTACAACACCGAGATGGGCGTCGATCCGAAGCCGCTGCGCAAGAAGATCGCCGACATCCTCGACCAGGTGTACACGGAGGCGGACGACACGGAGCAGGCCATCGGCGGCTCCGGCCGCAACGCCACCCGCGGCCGTCGCGCTCAGGGCGAGCTGCGGTCGGCGTCCGCGGTGAGCGCCGGGATGTACGAGGGCGAGGACGTGAAATCGATGCCGAGGGCCGAGCTCGCGGACCTGATCTCCGAACTCACCGACCAGATGATGAATGCCGCGCGGGAACTGCAATTCGAGCTCGCGGGCCGGATCCGGGACGAGATCGCCGACCTGAAGAAGGAGCTCCGAGAAATGGACGCGGCCGGTTTGCAATGA